One stretch of Candidatus Hydrogenedens sp. DNA includes these proteins:
- a CDS encoding prepilin-type N-terminal cleavage/methylation domain-containing protein — protein sequence MRKKGFTLIELLVVIAIIGILAAILLPALARAREAARRSSCANNLKQWGLVFKMYANEAKGERFPPLQTYNPITNGDALAAGPQVSTLYPEYLTDPYIIICPSDAQAADTKKKIENNNGDLVRISDEIDA from the coding sequence ATGCGTAAAAAAGGTTTTACATTAATTGAATTATTAGTTGTCATAGCTATCATCGGTATACTTGCGGCAATTTTATTACCCGCACTGGCACGGGCTCGTGAAGCAGCTCGTCGTTCCAGTTGTGCCAATAATCTTAAGCAATGGGGTTTGGTCTTCAAGATGTATGCTAATGAAGCCAAAGGTGAAAGATTTCCACCCTTGCAGACCTATAACCCTATAACGAACGGTGATGCTCTTGCCGCAGGTCCGCAGGTAAGCACACTTTATCCGGAATATTTAACAGACCCATATATTATTATTTGTCCTTCGGATGCGCAAGCAGCAGATACGAAGAAAAAAATAGAGAATAATAATGGTGATTTGGTTCGTATCAGTGATGAGATTGATGC